The Candidatus Leptovillus gracilis genome segment AAACGTTAGCTTGAATCTCCCTCATACACAACCTCGGCCAGATGCACCGCCTGACCATCAAACGCCCGACGAATGGCCCCATACACCTCTGGCGACAATACCTCATGTTTCTGTTGACGCAAAAAGCCTTTGACCTTGGTGTAGTGCATGGCCGGGATGCGCGACTCTTTCAGGTCCAGCTCTGATGCGCCTTTGGTGGTAAAGACGATCAACGCGCCGATGGGCACTTCTTCCACCTCTGGGGCATTTTTGCGGATGAAGTTAGCCAGGCCCTCGACCATTCTTTCCACTTCCTGCGTTGGGTTGCCAATGGGTTCTTGCCCCAACAACCGGCGCAAAAAACCGCCCTTCTGCTGCCATTTGTCCCCCTGTACACTAATTTTGCCGGTATGGGGCTTGGGGTTAAAGACGATGATGCCCTGAGGCGTTAGCAGGGTGTGCGGGGCCGGCAGGAGAAAGTGGTAGATACGGCCGTTTTTGCTCACCTTCCGCGCCGCTTCATCCAATACCTGGTCCGGCCGTGGGCTGCGCACGTACCGCTGTGTCAGATAAATACCCACCTGCGACGCAATCCAACCCACAAACAGGGCCATCAACTGAAAGATAAACACCCGCTGGAAATCCGCCGACACAAACGCCAACGCCAGACCAAGCAGCAAAATACCCATGCCGCCATAACTGGTAATTTTGGCTATCAGACTCAGCCGGGCAATCCGTTTTTCATCGCGTAAGATAATCATAGCACTCAGTTCGTTGGTTTGTTAAAAATGGTTGATTTCAGGTAACTATTTACCACGGAGACACGGAGGGCACAGAGATTGAACCTGTAAACATTCCGTGTTCCTTCAACTACGTTCAGGACAAGCCTCTGTGCCTCTCGTGGTGAAATCCCAAAGATCCCTTTTCTTTCAGATGTGATTGGCGTATTTCCCCAGGACCAGGCAGGCATTTTGCCCGCCCAACCCAAACGAATTAGACAACACACTCTGCACGTCGGCCCGGCGCGGCACGTTGGGCACATAATCCAGGTCACATTCGGGATCTGGCGTCTCGTAATTCCATGTCGGCGGGATGAGGCCATGCGTCAGCGTATACACCGAGAAAATCGCTTCTATGGCTCCCGTACCGCCCATGGCGTGCCCCATCATAGATTTGTTGCTGCTGACAGGGATTTCGTAGGCCGGTTCGCCGAACAACCGTTTAATCGCCAGCGTTTCCGTCAGGTCATTCATCGGCGTGCCTGTGCCGTGAGCATTAATATATTGAATGTCGCCGGTTCGCAGACCGCCATCTTCAATGGCCCAACGCATGGCCCGCACCGCGCCAGCCGCGTCTGGGTCCTGCGCCGCCACATGAAACGCATCCGAAGAAGAAGCATGGCCCAACAGTTCGGCGTAAATCTTCGCACCACGCGCCAACGCCTGGTCCAGGCGTTCCAAAACCACCACACCCGCCCCTTCGCTGAGGATAAAACCCTCACGGTTTTTGTCGAACGGTTTGCTGGCCTTCTCTGGCGCGTCGTTGTAACTGGTAGCCATCGCCCGCATCGCCGCAAATCCGGCGATGGCCGATTCGTGGATCAACCCCTCCACGCCGCCGGTAATCACCACATCGGCCGAACCGCGCCGGATAAACTCCGCCGCTTCGCCGATGGCCTGTGTGCCGGTGGCGCAGGCAGCCACCACGGTGCTGATGGGACCCATAGCCTGAGCCAGCAGGCTGACGTGGTAACTGGGCATATTGGGCAAAAAAGAAGTCATGGCAAAGGGGCTGACCCGGCTGAAACCTTTGGTGCGCAGCACCGTCGTCTCCCGTTCGCCCACCTCAAACCCGCCGACGCCGGTGCCAATGAGCGTGCCCGTGCGTTCGTTGTCCGGCAGGCCATGCGCCAGCCCGGCGTCAGTCAGGGCCATTGTCGCCGCAGCTACGGCCAACTGCGACGCGCGCGACATGCGCCGCGATTCTTTGAAGTTCATGTAATCGCCGGGATTGAAGTCCTTCACTTCGCCGGCAATCCGCACCGGCAGGTGGCTGGCGTCGAATTGGGTAATGGGGCCGACGCCGGAACGGCCGTGTATCAGATTGTCCCAGCTCTCGTCGGCCGTGTGGCCCAATGGTCCGATCATGCCCAGGCCGGTGATCACAATTCGGGGCCGTCCACGGGCATCCAGAAAATTTGTCATAGTTCTTCCTTCAGTTGGGCAGCCGCCGGTTTTACTGCGGCTAAACCTTCCGCGATGGACGCCACAACGTTGTGGGCCACCAACTGCCGCGCCTGCCCTACCGCCTGCTTGATGGCGTAGGCGTTGGAACGGCCGTGTCCAACAATCACCGCCCCGTTCACGCCCAACAGCGGCGCGCCGCCCACTTCGTGCGGGTCTAGCCGCCGCCGCACCCGCCCAAACGCCGATTTTGCCAGCAGGCCACCAACGGCCGTTAGCGGGTTTGCCATCAGTTCTTCCCGGATCAGGTCAGACATGTAGCTGGCGATAGCTTCGGCCGTTTTCATCATAATGTTGCCGGTAAACCCATCGGTCAGGGCTACATCGGCCGCGCCGCGCATAAACTCTTTTGGCTCGATGTTGCCAATGTAATTCAGCCCGCTGGCCGCCAGTAGGGGAATGGCCTCTTTAATCAGCGCATTACCTTTGCCTTCTTCTTCGCCGTTGGAGATGAGGGCCACGCGCGGGTTGGCGATGCCCAAGACCTGCGACACGTACAGGCTGCCCATCAGGCCAAATTGGGGCATGTACTCTGGCCGACAGTCGGCATTGGCGCCGTTGTCCATGAGAAACGGCCGTTCCTTCGTCGGGAAAATCACCCCCAGCGCCGGCCGCTTCACGCCTGGAATGCGCCCCAGACCCACCTGGCGCAGCATGGCAATGCCCAACACCGCGCCGGTGTTGCCCGCCGAGACAAACGCATCCGCTGCGCCGCTGCGCACCAGGCTCAGCCCTACGTGCATCGAAGAATCCGGTTTGCTCTTCACCACATCCGACGGTTTGTCGGTCATGCTCACCGCTTGCCCGGCGTGTTGAATCTCCAATGGTAAACCGGCTGCATCTAATTGCACCAGCTCCGCCTCAATCCGCGCCCGGTCGCCCACCAGGATAATAGTATCCCCAAATTCGCGGGCAGCCAGCACCGCGCCGGCCACATCTGGGCCAGGGTGGTTATCGCTGCCCATAGCGTCTACTACAATTCGCATACAGTTTTGTCCCATTTATGACTAGAAAATTGTTCGTGGATTCTATCGGTGGGCTACTTTTAAGTCAAAAAGGTTCCCCACGCAGCAGCAATTATCAATTTGCAATCCAGCCGTAGGGGCGGGATGGGCGGTGCAACATTTTTGCCAATCACCAATGCCTGGCCTCCCGCCTATCTCGCCCCTCTTTGGGTCCCATTGGGCGAGACGGCGCGGGAAAATGTCTTCGCTGCGGCTGTTCCCCGTCCGCGCCGTCCCGCCCCTACTAGCACACCAGGGTAAATTGAGAATTGCTGCCAGCGCAGAGACGTTGCAATGCAACGTCTCTGCGCTTGACAAAAAATAATCCTGCGCTATCATATAGACAATCTTCGATATATCGAGAAATGATGGACCCTGTGACGTTTGCCAAAGCCATTGCCGACGATACCCGGCAGCAGATTATGCACTTGCTCTGCTGCCGCTGGCTGTGCGTCAATGACGTGGTGGAGCAAATTGGCGGCGTCACGCAGCCAACCGTCTCCCATCACCTGGGCGTTTTGCGTGAGGCGGAGTTGGTGCATACACGGCGTGATGGGAAGCAAGTGTTTTACACCCTGAATCAGGACGCCATCGCCGAATGTTGTGGCACGCTGCTGTTCCGCTTTGCGCCGGAAAAGGTAGCAGAAAGCCCTTTCATCCGGCTGCAAGAAATACCTGTCAATCCTTAACGTCTGGCTCTTTTTTTAGCTAGATATATAGATAAACATCAATATGAGGTGCAAAATGGAAGAGTTAACCCCCGAAAAGATACATGAAGAAGTGCAGGCGCGCTACGGCCGTATCGCCGACGAGTTCAAACTGGAACTGGCTTCCTCCTGCTGTGGCGATGGCGGTGACTGCTGCGGCGACAATCCCAGCGCCGATGCCGAGGGACTATTCGCCAACCTGTACCAGAGCGATACCAGTTGGCTGCCAGACGACGTGACCGGCTTGTCGCTGGGCTGCGGCGACCCCATCGCCCTGGCTGAATTACAGCCGGGGCAAACGGTGCTGGACCTGGGTTCCGGCGGTGGCATTGACTGCTTCATGGCTGCTCGCCAGGTGGGGCCAGAGGGTCACGTCATTGGCGTGGACATGACGGATGCGATGCTGGCGAAGGCCAATCGCAACAAGGCGGTGGTGGGCCTGGAAAATGTGGAGTTTCGCAAAGGGCACATCGAAGCGCTGCCGGTGACCGCAGACACGGTAGATGTGATCATTTCTAACTGTGTGATCAACCTTAGTCCAGACAAACCGGCCGTCTTCCGTGAAGCCTTCCGCGTGCTGAAGCCAGGTGGCAAAATGGCCGTGTCTGATGTGGTAACGTTGGGGCAGTTTACACCGGAGGAACGGGCCAATATGGCTGCCTGGACCGGCTGCATCACCGGCGCGGAGGATGTGGCCGATTACGTGGCGGCTATGTATGCGGCCGGGTTTACGGCCGTTTCCGTGCGTGACAAAGCCAACCCAAACGTGGAACTGGCTGCTTCGCCGCGTATGACCGGCAAACCGCATGTGTTAAGTGGTCGGGTGACGGCCGTCAAACCCGCCTGACATGCAAAACGGCGAGGGGGGCAAAACCCGCTCGCCGTTTTTACTCTACAGACCGGACAGGTTGTTGCAAACCTGGCGGGTATTGCTCGTCTTAGAAAGGAATGTCGTCTTCTTCATGGGCTGGCGCGCCTTCTTCGGCGAAATCACCACCACTGGCGTAGCCACCTTCACCCTTGGGCGTCAGGAAGCGCACGGTGTCGGCCGTGATTTCATAGGATGAGCTAACGGTGCCATCCTGTCGCGTCCACAGCCGCGGTGCGCCGGTTGTGGGGTCTGGCTTCAGGCGACCCTCGACCAATACTTTGCTGCCTTTGGTCAGATATTGATTGGCCGTTTCGGCTTGCTGCCGCCAGACGCTAACGCGGAACCAGGTTGTTTCTTCGCGGGGTTGGCCGCTGGCTTTGTCGGTCCAACGCGAGCTGGTGGCGACGCTGAAACTGGTAACGGCCGTGCCATCGGGCATGTACCGCATCTCCGGGTCGCGTCCTAAGTTGCCAATGATAATGATCTTTTGATACATTGAATTCTCTCCTTTTCTTGAACGAAAAACAAAACTAGCAAGTGCCGTAGCGCCAAAACGCAACAAAATAATATCATAGATTTTGGCTTCGTCGCAACTACCTCAGGCCGCCAATTTGTATGTATCTTATTCCACAATAATAGCACATGTGTTCTTTTTTGACAACTTTTGTCACAGCCAATTCCAGAGAAAGAAGAGGCGCAAGCCATTCAGACCTGCGCCCCTGGCACATATTGAACGTATGCTCGAAACTTTATTTCAAAAAGTTATCATACCCAACCGCGCAGCCGCACTGCCTCGGCTACCCGATTGACGGCTACCAGATAAGCCGCCACGCGGTTCTCCACCTTTTTAGCCTGGGCCATGTCGTGGACTGCCAGGAAGGCGGTAGTGATTTTCTTGTCCAACCGGTCGTTGACCATCGTTTCGTCCCAGTAGAATTGGTAGGCGTTTTGCACCATCTCAAAATAAGAGACGATGACGCCGCCGGCATTACACAAGAAATCGGGAATGATGTAGATGCCTTTGTCGTTTAGGATTTTGTCGGCTTCGGGCGTGGTGGGGCCGTTGGCTAATTCAGCCACGATTTTGGCTTTGATGTTGTCGGCGTTTTGGCCGGTTAATTGATTTTCAATGGCCGCCGGAATCAGGATGTCTACGTCTAGCTCCAACAAATCTTTATTGTCAATCGCGTCGGCGCCGGGGAGTCCGATAACCTTGCCGGTTTGTTGTAAATGTTTTGTCACGTCGTCTGGGTTGAGGCCGTGGGCGTTGTAGACGCCGCCAAACTCGTCGCTGACGGCGATCACTTTCAGGCCAAAGAGATCATGGGCCAGCCGGTGGGCGAAGCCGCCAACGTTGCCATAGCCTTGAATGGCGCAAGTCGCGCCTGCCAGCGTCAGGCCGCGCAGTTTGGCCGCTTCGCGGATGGTGAACATGCCGCCCATGGCCGTGGCTGGTCCACGCGCCGCCGAGCCGCCGAGTTGCAAGGGCTTGCCGGTGATGGCCCCTGGTTCGTGGTGGCCGGTGAGGACTTCGTATTCGTCGAGCATCCAGGCCATGATTTGTGGGTTGGTGTAAACATCCGGGGCGGGTGAATCTTTGGTCAGGCCAACGTAGCGGGAGATGGCGCGCATGTAGCCGCGGCTGAGGCGTTCCAGTTCATCAGGCTGCATTTCACGCGGGTTGCAGATAACGCCGCCTTTGCCGCCACCGAGGGGGATGTCGGACACGGCCGTTTTCCAGGTCATCCACGCCGCCAACGCCCGCACAGTATCAATGGTTTCTCTAGGATGAAAGCGAATGCCACCCTTGGCCGGGCCACGAGCGTCGTTGTACTGCACCCGGAAACCCTGGAAGATTTCCGTATGCCCATCGTTCATCTTCACCGGGATGGTGAAGTGAAATTCACGCATCGGCTGGCGCAAAAATGCGTGCATGTCGGGGTCTAATTGTAAAACGGCCGCAGCGCCATCTAGCTGCGCTTGCGCAATTGCAAACGGATTTAAATTTTCTGTCATGGGAATGTACTTGCTCCTGGTGGGAAAATTTTGTGGATCTTATCTTGCGCTGTCAACGAACAAGACGACTCAACCAGTGACAAAATAGTGGTTGAGAACACTCCCAAGTGTCGGCAATTATCAGAACAATGTCAAGTGAAAATTATCCTTGATCCGGCGTGAAGGAGGGGTGTCATGTGTCATATGCCGGGCCGGGCAGTCGGGTGATTTGTGTCATGAGACAATCGCCAGGTAAGCGGCGACGCGGTTGTTGGCCCGGTTCATTTCTGCCATGCGCCTGACGGCGTGGTACGCGGAGACATAGGTGTAAGCGTTCAGTCCCTTTTGGAATAGTACACAGATGAACACAGATTTTGGATGACTTGAATCTGTGTTCATCTGTGAAAATCTGTGTCCCATTTGTTCTGACGTGAACGGTTACCACAGAACAATAGCTGCGCTAACTGTCATCAGCGCTTCCCAATCTATCCCTGCTTTGGTAAACTTCTGCGGGGTGGGCGCAATTCGTCGCCGTCATTTGTGAGCCGTTGTGTAAGGCGGTGCACAGATTTTGATGACAGATGGCAGGCCTGTGTTGAGGTAAAAGGAAGAGATGATCCAACAACTCGTCAGCGCATTCATCATTAGCAGCGGCATCACTTCGCTGGCCTATCGGCGCAAGTCATTAACCGGATCGGGTGTGGTCGGGGGCCTGCTGGTGGGCACGCTGACGTTGGGGCTGGGCGGCTGGGCCTGGGCGCTGCTGCTGGGCATTTTTTTTGTCAGTTCCAGCCTGTTGTCTCACTTTAAAGAGGGCGAAAAGCGTGAAGCGGCCGAAAAATTTGAGAAGGGACATCAACGTGATTTTGCGCAGGCGCTGGCGAATGGTGGCCTGGGGGCGCTCATCGCTTTGGGCAATGCGCTGATCCCATCGCCCGCCTGGTATTATCTGTTTACCGGCGTCATGGCGACAGTAACGGCCGATACGTGGGCGACGGAATTGGGTACGTTGAGCAAAACCCCGCCGCGCTTGATTACGACGGGTAATGTGGTGGAAGTAGGCACGTCGGGCGGGGTGTCGTTGTTGGGCACGGCGGTTTCTATGCTCGGTGGTCTGCTCATCGGGCTGGCGGCAGGGCTGGCAGGGCGGCGTAAATCGTTTTGGCTGCTGGCGTTGATGGGCGCGTTGAGCGGTCTGATTGGCTCGCTGTTCGATAGTTTGTTGGGGGCCACTGTGCAGCAAATTTATTACTGCGATCAGTGCCAAAAAGACACGGAACGCAAGCTGCACCGCTGCGGCCAGACCACACGGCCCATTCGTGGCTATGCCTGGCTGAACAACGACATGGTTAATTTGCTGGCGTCGGTGATGGGTGGAGCGACGGCCGTTTTGCTGTGGTTGTTATTCCGGCGGCGGAGGTCTGTATGACATGAAAAAGGAACACGCACCACTCGGTTTCTCGCTGCGCCACATTCTCAAAGCCAACAACCGCGCCATCACCCGCATTGCCTGGTCGCCAAACGGCCGTTTCCTGGCTTCGGCCTCCTATGATCAAAGCGTCCGCCTGTGGGACGCCGACACCGGCCAGGAAATGCGCGACATTGTTGGCTACAGTGGCTCTGTCTTCACTGTCGCCGTCACCCCAGACAACCGGCAGATCATCTCCGCTTCCAAGAATGCGCTGAAGATTTGGGATGTGGTCGGCCCGGTGCGACCGTATACCCTGCGCGGCCATCAGGATTATGTCTACGCAGTAGCCGCTTCACCAGACGGCCGTACCCTTGTCTCTGGCGCCTATGACCAGACGCTTAAATTCTGGGACCTGCTGACACAAAGCGAAACAGCTTCTTTGCGCGGCCACACGGGGCGAATTAGCTGCATCGTCGTCAGTCCAGACGGCCGTCTGGTTTACTCCGGCGCCGGCGATGGTCTGATCATGGTCTGGGACGCGGTCGAACATCGCCAACTGCAGGCTTTTTCCGGCCATCAGGGCGAGGTGCTGTCACTGGCGCTGACAACGAATGGGCAAACGCTGGCTTCCGGCAGCCATGATGGCGTCGTGCGCCTCTGGCAGGCGCAAAGTGGGGCACTGCGCCAGACGTTGACAGAGCATGGTGGGCCGATAACGGCCGTATCCTTTTCAGCCGGCGATCAATTTCTGGCCAGCAAATCGGCCGATGGCACAGTGCGCCTGTGGCGCTGCGCCGACTGGCAGACAGTCGCCATTTTAGACGAACCCCATTCATCCTTTGCCTTCGCGGGCATGACCTTTCAGCCCAATGGCAATGGGCTGGCGACGTTGGGCGAAAGAGACACGGTAATCCGGCTGTGGGCGCTGGATTTTGCGCTGTGGGTAGAAAGGTGAACGGGGTAGGAGAACTTCAGAGGCCGGTCCGATTTACACCATGTTATTGCGAAAATACCCAGATCAGCGTTTATCTGCGCCCTGTTTTGACTCCTCCCGCAGCTAGTAACCGTTAGCCGAAGTCCGTATCCCGTTTTCCGTTGGCATTTACCAGAGGCAGCACCCCACGGAATACGGAATACCGAATACGTCTACTAGCCAGACTGCCTAAGCCAGGCTTCAGATGACTCTCCCATCCACAAATTAGCCCAACACCTTCCGATACACCGGTAGAATACGTTATAATGCTTCTTATTTTTACGGGAGGGAAATCGTGACAGTTGAGCTTTACATCCACACCGAATTATCCAATGATGTGAAGGAGCGGCAGGCCACGTTAGCGGCGGCGCGCGCTTTGTATGATGAATTCCACAATTCGCCAGAGCTTTACCTGTTTATCGCCAACATTGATCCAAAACAAGACCCCGCCTTTGCCGGCCTGACACAGCTAGACGCCGTTGTGCTTGGCCCACGTTTTGTAACCCTCCTGGAATTTAAAAACTGCTTCAACCCCATTATCGCCACAGACCTGGAAACAACCTGGTATTCGCACAGCAGCGAAGGCGACGAACCCATGCTGGCAGGGAAGAGTATCAACCCGTTTCAGCAGGTAAGATATGCGCGTAATGTCTGGAAAAATTACCTGCGTCAGGGAGCAGCTAATGTGCTGAAACCGAGCAGGTTAAACCACCTGCGTTATGCCTTTGAACAAAGCGACGCCTGGTCTCATCTTAGCGCCTGTATTCTTATTTATCCAGGGCTGCATCCCGATTCACAACTTTCCCCGCTGAAAAAGGCGCAGCTTTGGTGCCACATAGACAGTGTTAGCCAATTGGGCAAACTGTCTTATATCATTGAATCCCAGCGTCTGATTTTAACGGCCGAAGAGCGTCTGGTTATGACACGCACCCTGTTCCATGCGCGCCCCTGGATGGACAACCGCCTGGGTTTACATGACCTACTGGGCTATTTGCATGTGCAAGAGGTGGGAAAGGAGGCGGTTCGCTACCCAATTCACAGTTATCAGGAGTTTACTATCGGCCGTCAAACCATACCTGCGGGCAAGGGCCACCGCGTTCAACCGCAGCAGACTATTGTGAGCAGTCGCCATACGCGCCTGGAAACAGATGGCAACAAGGTGTATGTGTATGACACCGACAGCAAAAATGGTACGTTTGTCAACGGCCGTCAGATCCCCCCGAACTTACCCGTTCAATTACACGGCACACAAGACGTCGTTTCGTTAGGCCCGCCAGAGAGGCAGGTCTGCACCTTTTGGTTTGAGCCAGAAGCCCCTTACCAGACGCTGCTGCCCACCGAAACGCTGCACCTAGGAAACTCTCCCGACGGTCTGGCAGCCTTCCATCGGCCTGATTCAGACCAATGACGTGAAACGATAGCATGTTAACCGAAGTTGGACGCTACCAGATCATCAGAAAAATAGGCCAGGGCGGCATGGCAGTGGTTTACCTGGCGCAGGATCCGCACATCCACCGCGAGGTCGCCATCAAAATCATGAACACGCAGGCGCTGCAAAGTGAAGAACTGCGCGCCCGCTTTGACCAGGAAGCCCAGACCATCGCCTCGCTGGACCACCCCTGCATCGTACCCATTTACGATTATGGCGAAGTGGGCGGCGCGCCCTATCTGGTAATGCGCTATATGGTCGGTGGCACATTGGATAATTGGCTGCGCCAGGGCGCGCTGCCCTTGCCCACCATCCTGGAAATTTTACAGCGTTTAGCCAGAGCGCTAGATGAGGCGCATCGCCGCGGCGTCGTCCACCGCGACCTGAAACCGGGCAACATCCTGTTCGATCAGCGCCAGACAGCCTTTTTGTCCGACTTCGGCATCGTAAAGCGGCTTAACGCCTCCGTCAACCTGACGCAAGGTCTGAGTACGATCGGCACCCCGGCTTACATGAGTCCTGAACAGGCATTGGGCGGCACAGAATTAGACGGCCGTGCCGACATCTATTCCCTGGGCGTAGTGTTATTTGAGATGCTCACCGGGCAGCGGCCGTTTCAGGCCGCAGACAGCATGGCGCTGCTGCACGCCCACGTATATGAACCTGTCCCGCCCCTGCATCAGTTTAACCCCCACCTACCCGACGAGTATCAGCCGCTTGTCGAAAAGGCAATGGCCAAAAAGCGCGAGCAGCGTTTCGCTACCGCTGGCGAACTGGTACAGGCAATAGAACCGCTGGTTGGTGGCGCGCCGCCGAATGCGGTTGTTCCACCATCGCCGACGTTTACACCACCGACGGTGAGCGCTTACCCACTGAAGCCGCCGGATGCTGCCGGCCTTTCCACCGCCGAACGCCTCAAGCGGCAGATAAAACGCCTGCCAGTTTGGGTGCGCCTTCTGATTATGAGCCTGGCCTTTATTGCGCTGGCCCTGGGCCTGTTCCGCGTCCTGGCCGATTCGGTGGCCGGTTCTTTAACCGGCGCGGCCGTGACCACCCCTCCCCCTACCGGCACGCTGCCCGCTTTGGTCGCCCAAGACACACCCGCCAACTTACCTGAGACGGCAACCCTGCCGGCGGGCACATTGGTCTTGCTGGAATGGGACGACAGCGCTATCTGGCAAAAGAGCAGCAGCGACCTGGCCCGCATCCCATCTGACGGACTCATCTCTTTTGCCGGAACCGAGCCGCAGACGCTGCAAACCAATGCCGGTTCGCTGGAGCTGATTTTGCCGGACCGTTCCCGCTTGTACCTGGACGCCAATACCACGCTGCAAATTGAGCGGGTGGAGGGGGTTGGCGGGGCAGAGGATACGGCCGTTACCCTGCTGTCCGGCCATTTGGTGGCCCAACCGGCCGGCCAATTCTTGCGCATCGCCTCCCGCCCGGCTTTTACGCCGAAGCGCAAACCGGCCTTGTCGGCGTGGAATTTGACGCCGACCGCTCCCATTTTGCTGTAGACTGTCTGCAAAACGGCTGCGCCCTGGTGATTTCCGTCAACCAGCGGCTGGATATGGCCGCCGGAGAAGGGCGCATTGTCGAGCGCGACGTGCTGGTAGACCCCGGCGGGGCGCGCTACGAGCGCTACGCCGCCTGGTTAAGCGCGCCGCCGCTGCCGACGCGGACCCCCTCGCCGGCGCCCGATTCCCCTGTCGCCGACCCGACGACCAGCGCCACGCCATCTTTATTAGCCACGCCAACCGCCGCAACTACACCTGATCTGGTTATTCCCCGGCAGGGTGTGTTTACGATTGGGCGGTCGGTGCGCGGCGCGGCGTTGGAGGCTGTGCGTCTGGGCAATGGGCGGCGGCAGTTTATCCTGGTGGGCGGCATTCACGCCGGGTACGCGCCCAACACCGTGCAGTTAGCCGACCAACTGATCGCTTATTTTAGCGCCAACCCCACGGCCGTTCCCGCCGATGTCACCCTTACCATCATCCCCAGTCTGAACCCGGACGCTGCCGCCGCCACCAGCCGCCTGGCCGGGCGGCTGAACGCCAACGGCGTGGACCTGAACCGCAACGCCGACTGCCGCTGGCTGGCCGACCCGCTGGTTTTGGGCAGCGTCGCCCCTGGCGCTGGCGGCGCGGCCCCGTTTTCCGAGCCGGAATCGCAGGCGTTGCGAGACTTCATCAACCAGCAGCAGCCAACGGCCGTTTTGCTGCTGGCGGCGCACGGGCTGAACTATGGGGTGGCCTCGCCGGGCGCCTGCCTGGAGCGCAGCCTGGTCTCTGTGTCACTGGCAAAGGTGTACGGCCGTGCCTCCGGCTACCGCTTCCCAGACAGCAACAACGATGGCATTGTGCAACCCGATTTGCAGCTCACTGGCGACCTGACCAACTGGCTGGATGGCAGCGGCATTCCGGCCATCGCCGTGCTGCTGCCCAAGTACGAGGCGACGGATTTTGAGCTGAACCTGGCGGGGATTACGGCCGTACTTACCAGTTACAACGGCCCAGAAGAGACCACAAGCAGCCCGGCCACGCCAACGGCCGTCTGCGGACCAGCTGTCATTGCCTGGCCGTCGGTTTACAGCCAACACCAGACCACTTTGGGCTGCGCCAGGAACGAAACACAGCGTCCAGCCGCCGCCACCCAGCGCTACGCTAACGGCCGGATGATCTGGCGTGGTGACAGCAACGAGGTTTACGTGTTGTACGCTGACAACACATTGGCCGTCTATGGGGTAAGTACGGCCGCTGCCTACCAGGAAACAGCCATGCTCAAAGGGGCTTTTGGGCAGGTGTGGCACACCAGGCCGGGCGTCAGCCAGAAATTAGGCGAGCCACAAGAAGCCGAGTACGCCATCAACGACATGGTCATCCAGGACTTCCAGGCCGGCGCGCTGTTCAATTACACCGGCGCCGGCGGCGTGTTTGTGCTGCTGACCGGGCAAAATCGTTGGCTATTGGCCCAAGAGTAAGCGCTACTTGATCATCTAGAAACTACATGGCCCAGATTGGTCCAATCTAAAAAATAGTGGTAACTATACAGCCCCTCTGGGATTGCACCACGAAGACACGGAGACT includes the following:
- a CDS encoding FHA domain-containing protein; the protein is MTVELYIHTELSNDVKERQATLAAARALYDEFHNSPELYLFIANIDPKQDPAFAGLTQLDAVVLGPRFVTLLEFKNCFNPIIATDLETTWYSHSSEGDEPMLAGKSINPFQQVRYARNVWKNYLRQGAANVLKPSRLNHLRYAFEQSDAWSHLSACILIYPGLHPDSQLSPLKKAQLWCHIDSVSQLGKLSYIIESQRLILTAEERLVMTRTLFHARPWMDNRLGLHDLLGYLHVQEVGKEAVRYPIHSYQEFTIGRQTIPAGKGHRVQPQQTIVSSRHTRLETDGNKVYVYDTDSKNGTFVNGRQIPPNLPVQLHGTQDVVSLGPPERQVCTFWFEPEAPYQTLLPTETLHLGNSPDGLAAFHRPDSDQ
- a CDS encoding WD40 repeat domain-containing protein; translation: MKKEHAPLGFSLRHILKANNRAITRIAWSPNGRFLASASYDQSVRLWDADTGQEMRDIVGYSGSVFTVAVTPDNRQIISASKNALKIWDVVGPVRPYTLRGHQDYVYAVAASPDGRTLVSGAYDQTLKFWDLLTQSETASLRGHTGRISCIVVSPDGRLVYSGAGDGLIMVWDAVEHRQLQAFSGHQGEVLSLALTTNGQTLASGSHDGVVRLWQAQSGALRQTLTEHGGPITAVSFSAGDQFLASKSADGTVRLWRCADWQTVAILDEPHSSFAFAGMTFQPNGNGLATLGERDTVIRLWALDFALWVER
- a CDS encoding DUF92 domain-containing protein, with amino-acid sequence MIQQLVSAFIISSGITSLAYRRKSLTGSGVVGGLLVGTLTLGLGGWAWALLLGIFFVSSSLLSHFKEGEKREAAEKFEKGHQRDFAQALANGGLGALIALGNALIPSPAWYYLFTGVMATVTADTWATELGTLSKTPPRLITTGNVVEVGTSGGVSLLGTAVSMLGGLLIGLAAGLAGRRKSFWLLALMGALSGLIGSLFDSLLGATVQQIYYCDQCQKDTERKLHRCGQTTRPIRGYAWLNNDMVNLLASVMGGATAVLLWLLFRRRRSV
- a CDS encoding protein kinase encodes the protein MLTEVGRYQIIRKIGQGGMAVVYLAQDPHIHREVAIKIMNTQALQSEELRARFDQEAQTIASLDHPCIVPIYDYGEVGGAPYLVMRYMVGGTLDNWLRQGALPLPTILEILQRLARALDEAHRRGVVHRDLKPGNILFDQRQTAFLSDFGIVKRLNASVNLTQGLSTIGTPAYMSPEQALGGTELDGRADIYSLGVVLFEMLTGQRPFQAADSMALLHAHVYEPVPPLHQFNPHLPDEYQPLVEKAMAKKREQRFATAGELVQAIEPLVGGAPPNAVVPPSPTFTPPTVSAYPLKPPDAAGLSTAERLKRQIKRLPVWVRLLIMSLAFIALALGLFRVLADSVAGSLTGAAVTTPPPTGTLPALVAQDTPANLPETATLPAGTLVLLEWDDSAIWQKSSSDLARIPSDGLISFAGTEPQTLQTNAGSLELILPDRSRLYLDANTTLQIERVEGVGGAEDTAVTLLSGHLVAQPAGQFLRIASRPAFTPKRKPALSAWNLTPTAPILL